The following DNA comes from Candidatus Methylacidiphilales bacterium.
TTCAGGCCCGCTCAACCCCGCTCGATCAATTGGCGGTCGGCTGTACTGTGGCGGCGGTTTTTGTGTCCTGCGCGGGAATTTCCGGGGCCTTGTTATTCCAGGCCATTTGGTACGGAGCATTGGCGCCCTGCTGGATGATGCTGTCCAATTCCTGGAAATTATGGCGGTTCATGATGGCCTTGATGTTGTCCCCGTAGTTTGAGTCGGGGCAATATCCGGCCTTCAGAATGCGGCGCACGAATTCTTCTCCGGATTTTGTATAAAAGGCACCGTCGTAGCGGCCGGACTCGCGAAGGTAGTCGGCATAACCTTGGAAACCCGTGCCCAAATCCTTGTACGCGCGGAAATTGGCGGTGGTTTTGACTCCGCTGTCAACTGTGGGCATGCCTTGGGCCTTTGCCCCCTGCCAATTATCGAAGGCCTTGATGCCAAAGAAGTTATTGTATTGTTTGGCCAGGCTGCTGTTGCCATAACCGCTTTCATAAATAGCCTGGGAAAGAATCGCGGATGCCGGGATTCCATATTGGACCTGGATGTGGATGGCTTCCGGCAGTGCCTTTTCCAAAAAGGCGCGATTTTGGCCCGAGGCGGTATCCAAAACCTTGGCAATTTTTTTGCCGAGTTGGAGCACGTCCCCAGGGGAGGAGGTTTGGAACGCAATCAAACGGGCGATTTCCATGTTCCGTTTCTCAAGTTCCTGGTTTTTTTGGGCATCGATCTGGGTCCATTGTGCCCGTTCCTTCAGATAAATCTGGGTAATGGTCTTGCCGAGCTGGGTTGAAGCCCAAGTGGTGCTCCAGAGGGCGCAGGCGATACCGATCCAACAAACGTTGGACATGAACAAGGTGGTCCAGAGCCCAATACGCTTGGGCGGTTCCTTGTAGAACCGTTTCATGGCCAACAACGGCATCAGGTCAACGGCCTGAGCTTTTCTGGCAAATAATGTCCGATGATTCATGGCTTTTTCCACTAGTTAAACCGAGCATAATTAGGCCGAAACTCAGTTAAGTCAAATGCTAAAATCGAACTGGAAGATACGTCGCCTACCGGGGAATACATTACAATGTGGATTTTTTTTGGCAAGCCCTACTATGGGTGGTGTATTCACCTTTTTGGAACAGTCTTGTAACACAAATGTTGCAACCCATACTCTATGTTGCGCTTACGAATCTTATGGCATACAAGATGCGGGTCTGTCGAAGTCGACATTTTAATGTGAATAACTCTCGGCGAAGTGGAAAGGGGGATAGGATTTGGGATGGAAACAAAATGATCTATAAATCTTATGGAGTTAAGGATTTTGAGAAGCGCGGGGCGAATAGGCGGCGTTAATGTTTTTTACAAAAAGACTGCAAAGAGTCTGGGGGCTGAAGCCGAAAAAGCGTGGCAGTTGAGTTTTTTTGTAAACACGATGAGGTGGTTGCGCAGGGGAGAGGAGAAGTTGAGGCGGCTTGTGTTTAGCGGTACTAACAAACAAATAGGGTCTGGGAGGAAGGTTTTTATGTTTTTTTCAAGAAATCTGTTGACCCTGCGCAATTTGTCGATAGTTTCGCCCTTCCTGCTCGTGCGCCGAAGGGTGAAATGAGCGGGTGATAAACGAAAATAATGTAAAAAAGGATTGACGTTTATCCCGGTTGGATTACGATCTTCTTCCCTTTTCGGGAAAAACTGAAGAGGGATCAGTAAAACGGGCCGGTAGCCGGTCCGGGCTTCCAAGTCGGCAAGACAAGGAAAAGTGCTCTGTAAAAGAATGGATCGTTTTTGCGTGAAAACGCGGAACGATTGGTTTTAGACGCAACAAAAAAGCGTTAAAGATTGAATTGTGTGGAACGTCATCCGGTTTTCCCCGCTATGGGAGGCCGGGTGCTCAAGAGCACATTTCTTGACGCGTTTTAATCAATATTTTAGCGACCAGTTAGTTTAATTATATTAGTTAGAACAACTCGGTCCGGAATTTATTTTTCGGAGAGTTTGATTCTGGCTCAGAACGAACGCTGGCGGCGTGGATAAGACATGCAAGTCGAACGGGATTAAATGGGTAGCAATATTCGTTTAATTCAGTGGCGAACGGGTGCGTAACACGTGGGAATCTTCCCGGAAGTGGGGAATAGCTCGCCGAAAGGCGAATTAATACCGCATATGATCGCGAGATCAAAGCGGGGGACCGCAAGGCCTCGCGCTTCCGGATGAGCCCGCGGCCTATCAGCTAGTTGGCGAGGTAAAAGCTCACCAAGGCGATGACGGGTAGCTGGTCTGAGAGGACGACCAGCCACACTGGGACTGAGACACGGCCCAGACACCTACGGGTGGCAGCAGTCGAGAATCTTTCACAATGGGGGCAACCCTGATGGAGCGACGCCGCGTGGAGGATGAAGGGATTCGTCTTGTAAACTCCTGTCACCACAGAACAAGGTCTGTGTGTTAACAGCACTGCAGATTTGATGGTATGTGGAGAGGAAGGGACGGCTAACTCTGTGCCAGCAGCCGCGGTAATACAGAGGTCCCAAGCGTTGTTCGGATTCACTGGGCGTAAAGGGTGCGTAGGAGGCCGGGAAAGTCTGATGTGAAATCCCACCGCTTAACGGTGGAATGGCATTGGATACTACTTGGCTGGAGGACTGGAGGGGAAAGCGGAATTCCTGGTGTAGCGGTGAAATGCGTAGATATCAGGAGGAACACCAACGGCGAAGGCAGCTTTCTGGACAGTTCCTGACTCTGAGGCACGAAGGCCAGGGGAGCAAACGGGATTAGATACCCCGGTAGTCCTGGCAGTAAACGGTGCTCATTAGGTGTAGGCGGATTCGACCCCGTCTGTGCCGAAGGTAACCCATTAAATGAGCCGCCTGGGGAGTACGGTCGCAAGATTAAAACTCAAAGAAATTGACGGGGGCCCGCACAAGCGGTGGAGTATGTGGCTTAATTCGATGCAACGCGAAGAACCTTACCTGGTCTTGACATGCATTGTTCATCCGGCGAAAGCCGGTGGCCCGCAAGGGCGAATTGCACAGGTGCTGCAT
Coding sequences within:
- a CDS encoding glucosaminidase domain-containing protein; amino-acid sequence: MNHRTLFARKAQAVDLMPLLAMKRFYKEPPKRIGLWTTLFMSNVCWIGIACALWSTTWASTQLGKTITQIYLKERAQWTQIDAQKNQELEKRNMEIARLIAFQTSSPGDVLQLGKKIAKVLDTASGQNRAFLEKALPEAIHIQVQYGIPASAILSQAIYESGYGNSSLAKQYNNFFGIKAFDNWQGAKAQGMPTVDSGVKTTANFRAYKDLGTGFQGYADYLRESGRYDGAFYTKSGEEFVRRILKAGYCPDSNYGDNIKAIMNRHNFQELDSIIQQGANAPYQMAWNNKAPEIPAQDTKTAATVQPTAN